A single region of the Variovorax paradoxus genome encodes:
- a CDS encoding ABC transporter permease: MSTPDPALGFDSLPFRGRARVGAAAPERAPAPASTSPRIQTALPMWRIGFAAAATWLALGLLTIYWPNQAVGFSDWAYTDEFGIAAIAVGALLLAVALLGPRAGRASRLLRPAGPWLVALPVLFAIWEIATAKLALLPTPFFAPPQSLVETYIDDWRRLGESLLHSARLLAHGFVLGALAGFLTGVTIGWSRIAGYWVHPVLRFLGPVPASALLPLAFFFFPSSYAAAVFLIALATGFPVAVLTWSGVAGVNRNYYDVARTMGASERFLVLRVAIPAALPQVFVGLFMGLGAAFSVLVTAEMMGVKAGLGFYLSWAQGWASYSNMYAALIVMAVLCSGLITLLFKVRDRVLSWQKGTVKW; the protein is encoded by the coding sequence ATGAGCACCCCAGACCCCGCATTGGGCTTCGATTCCCTCCCCTTCCGGGGGAGGGCCAGGGTGGGAGCCGCGGCGCCAGAACGCGCACCTGCTCCCGCATCGACATCGCCCCGTATCCAAACGGCCCTGCCCATGTGGCGCATCGGCTTCGCCGCCGCTGCGACATGGCTTGCGCTCGGCCTGCTCACCATCTACTGGCCGAACCAGGCCGTGGGTTTCAGCGACTGGGCCTACACCGATGAGTTCGGCATTGCAGCCATTGCCGTCGGTGCGCTGCTCCTTGCCGTCGCATTGCTCGGCCCGCGCGCCGGCCGTGCCTCGCGCCTGCTCCGGCCCGCCGGCCCCTGGCTGGTTGCGCTGCCCGTGCTCTTCGCCATCTGGGAGATTGCGACGGCCAAGCTCGCGCTGCTTCCCACGCCGTTCTTCGCGCCGCCGCAGAGCCTGGTCGAAACCTACATCGACGATTGGCGCCGGCTCGGCGAAAGCCTGCTGCACTCGGCAAGGTTGCTGGCGCACGGCTTTGTGCTGGGTGCGCTCGCGGGCTTTCTCACGGGCGTGACCATCGGCTGGTCGCGCATTGCGGGCTACTGGGTGCATCCGGTGCTGCGCTTCCTGGGGCCGGTGCCGGCTTCGGCGCTGCTGCCGCTCGCGTTCTTCTTCTTTCCGTCGAGCTATGCGGCCGCGGTGTTCCTGATTGCGCTGGCCACGGGCTTTCCGGTGGCGGTGCTCACTTGGTCCGGGGTGGCGGGCGTCAACCGCAACTACTACGACGTGGCGCGCACCATGGGCGCGAGCGAGCGCTTCCTGGTGCTGCGCGTGGCCATTCCGGCTGCGCTGCCGCAGGTGTTCGTGGGCCTCTTCATGGGGCTTGGCGCAGCGTTCTCGGTGCTCGTCACGGCCGAGATGATGGGTGTGAAGGCCGGGCTCGGCTTCTATCTTTCGTGGGCGCAGGGCTGGGCCTCGTACTCGAACATGTACGCCGCGCTGATCGTGATGGCCGTGCTCTGCTCGGGCCTGATCACGCTGCTGTTCAAGGTGCGCGACCGCGTGCTGTCGTGGCAGAAAGGAACCGTCAAATGGTAG
- a CDS encoding class II aldolase/adducin family protein: MSAVLSIDWDAGFALQRNPNPQQKYWFDPIPPRTSVQAERRHRQERLAGAFRLFARFGFAQGLAGHITARDPELTDHFWVNPLGIHFSRIKVSDLLLVNSKGETVIGDKPLNKAAFAIHAAIHEHNPKIVAAAHTHSTYGKAWSTLGRKLDTITQDSCVFHEDVALFDDFTGMVVDTSEGDRIAQALGDKKGAILKNHGILTAGPTVEAAAWWYIALDNACHTQLLAEAAGKPQPIDEATARHTHSQIGGPEGAIHSFDSLYQGLVEAEPELLD, encoded by the coding sequence ATGAGTGCAGTTCTGTCGATCGACTGGGATGCCGGCTTCGCCCTCCAGCGCAACCCGAACCCGCAGCAAAAATACTGGTTCGACCCCATCCCGCCGCGCACCAGCGTGCAGGCCGAGCGCCGCCACAGGCAGGAGCGCCTGGCGGGCGCCTTCCGCCTGTTTGCGCGCTTCGGCTTTGCGCAGGGCCTGGCGGGCCACATCACCGCGCGCGATCCGGAGCTCACCGACCACTTCTGGGTCAACCCGCTGGGCATTCACTTCTCGCGCATCAAGGTGTCCGACCTGCTACTCGTCAACTCGAAGGGCGAGACCGTGATCGGCGACAAGCCGCTCAACAAGGCGGCCTTTGCCATTCACGCCGCCATCCACGAGCACAACCCGAAGATCGTTGCGGCCGCCCACACGCACTCGACCTACGGCAAGGCATGGTCCACGCTGGGCCGCAAGCTCGACACCATCACGCAGGACAGCTGCGTGTTCCATGAAGACGTGGCGCTGTTCGATGACTTCACCGGCATGGTGGTCGACACCAGCGAGGGCGATCGCATTGCCCAGGCGCTGGGCGACAAGAAGGGCGCCATTCTCAAGAACCACGGCATCCTGACGGCGGGCCCCACGGTGGAGGCTGCCGCGTGGTGGTACATCGCGCTCGACAACGCCTGCCACACGCAACTGCTGGCCGAGGCGGCCGGCAAGCCGCAGCCCATCGACGAAGCCACCGCGCGCCACACCCACAGCCAGATCGGGGGCCCGGAGGGGGCCATCCACTCTTTCGACAGCCTCTACCAAGGCCTGGTCGAGGCGGAACCCGAACTGCTGGACTGA
- a CDS encoding acyl-CoA dehydrogenase family protein, protein MSALPLRRPPATNEFPTANAAPARVDGALLARLSAQFAATAADHDRSGAFPRQNFDALQSHGLVGLLAPTAHGGGGATLATARRVIAAVARGEPATALILTMTYLQHHALARSDSRWPPHLRERVLRDAVEHGALINALRVEPALGSPARGGLPATVARREGNGWKIDGHKLYTTGIEGLSWLAVWARTDEAAPRTGVFLVPRHAPGVRVIASWDHLGLRASGSHEVVFENVAIDLDHAVDLRAPADWAPDAGSQTDIDAHATQQAWMTVLLGSLYDAVAQAANDWLTGFLNRRAPGSLGAPLASLPRVQEHVGEIAALLRTNRVLLDDAARAVDEGHAQPATESGLLKYTVTDNAVRVVEIALQLSGNHGLARQNPLERHHRDVLCSRIHTPQNDAILIAAGARALQSSGAAA, encoded by the coding sequence ATGAGTGCACTCCCCTTGCGCCGCCCGCCGGCCACCAACGAATTCCCAACGGCAAACGCCGCTCCGGCCCGGGTCGACGGCGCCCTTCTCGCGCGCCTGTCGGCCCAGTTCGCGGCCACGGCAGCCGACCACGATCGCAGCGGCGCCTTTCCGCGCCAGAACTTCGACGCGCTGCAATCGCATGGCCTCGTCGGCCTGCTAGCGCCCACGGCGCACGGCGGCGGCGGTGCCACGCTGGCAACGGCGCGGCGCGTGATTGCCGCAGTGGCACGCGGCGAACCCGCCACTGCGTTGATCTTGACGATGACCTATCTGCAGCACCACGCACTTGCGCGCAGCGACAGCCGCTGGCCGCCGCACCTGCGCGAGCGCGTACTGCGCGACGCGGTGGAGCACGGCGCGCTCATCAATGCGCTGCGCGTGGAGCCCGCGCTCGGCTCTCCGGCGCGTGGCGGGCTGCCCGCGACCGTTGCGCGCCGCGAAGGCAACGGTTGGAAGATCGACGGCCACAAGCTCTACACGACCGGCATCGAGGGGCTCTCCTGGCTTGCCGTATGGGCACGCACCGACGAAGCCGCGCCGCGCACCGGCGTTTTCCTGGTGCCGCGCCATGCGCCCGGCGTGCGCGTGATCGCAAGCTGGGATCACCTGGGCCTGCGTGCCTCGGGCAGCCATGAAGTGGTGTTCGAGAACGTCGCGATCGACCTCGACCACGCGGTCGACCTGCGCGCCCCGGCCGATTGGGCCCCCGACGCGGGCAGCCAGACCGACATCGACGCGCACGCCACGCAGCAGGCCTGGATGACCGTGCTGCTCGGCAGCCTGTACGACGCGGTGGCGCAGGCCGCCAATGATTGGTTGACCGGCTTCCTGAACCGGCGCGCGCCAGGCAGCCTGGGCGCGCCGCTTGCGAGCCTGCCGCGCGTGCAGGAGCACGTGGGAGAAATTGCCGCGCTGCTGCGCACCAACCGCGTGCTGCTCGACGATGCGGCCCGCGCCGTTGACGAAGGCCACGCCCAGCCGGCCACCGAGAGCGGCCTGCTCAAGTACACCGTGACGGACAACGCGGTGCGCGTAGTCGAAATCGCGCTGCAGCTGAGTGGCAACCACGGCCTCGCACGGCAGAACCCGCTGGAGCGGCACCACCGCGACGTGCTGTGCAGCCGCATTCACACGCCGCAGAACGACGCCATACTGATTGCGGCCGGCGCCCGCGCATTGCAGTCTTCGGGAGCTGCCGCATGA
- a CDS encoding ABC transporter substrate-binding protein: MTSSLSRPVSRRGVLRAGGAAAVVASGGLIASQAFSQQARKLTFAWNAAAFCLSPVVVAQERGYFERNGLQVDLINYTGSTDQLLESLATAKSDAAVGMIHRWLKPLESGFDVKIVGSSHGGCVRLVGAKSAGATSLASLKGKIIGVSDIASPGKNFFSILLAKNGIDADRDVTWRQYPADLLDIAVQKGEIHAIADGDPNVYLIEKRNKGAFVEIASNLSGEYKDKVCCIVGARGELVRKDKPTVAALVRAIAQASDYVAENPNESAKLFAKYSPKVPVEDLRALLGTLTHNHHPLGKNLRNEVEFYARDFRGVGVLKKTTDPVRFAEHVSFDPLA; encoded by the coding sequence ATGACCTCATCCCTTTCACGCCCCGTATCGCGCCGGGGTGTCCTGCGCGCCGGCGGCGCCGCCGCCGTGGTCGCCTCCGGCGGGCTGATCGCCTCGCAGGCCTTCTCGCAGCAAGCGCGCAAGCTCACCTTTGCATGGAACGCCGCCGCGTTCTGCCTGTCGCCCGTGGTGGTGGCGCAAGAGCGCGGCTACTTCGAACGCAACGGCCTGCAGGTGGACCTGATCAACTACACCGGCTCCACCGACCAGCTGCTGGAGTCGCTTGCAACGGCCAAGTCCGATGCGGCGGTGGGCATGATCCACCGCTGGCTCAAGCCGCTGGAGTCGGGTTTCGACGTGAAGATCGTCGGCAGCTCGCATGGCGGCTGCGTGCGGCTGGTGGGCGCGAAGAGCGCCGGCGCGACCAGCCTTGCAAGCCTCAAGGGCAAGATCATCGGGGTGTCGGACATCGCGAGCCCCGGCAAGAACTTCTTCTCGATCCTGCTTGCGAAGAACGGCATCGATGCCGACAGGGACGTGACCTGGCGCCAGTACCCGGCCGACCTGCTCGACATTGCGGTGCAGAAGGGCGAGATCCACGCCATCGCCGACGGCGACCCGAACGTCTACCTGATCGAGAAGCGCAACAAGGGCGCCTTCGTCGAGATTGCGAGCAACCTCTCCGGCGAATACAAGGACAAGGTCTGCTGCATCGTGGGCGCCCGCGGCGAACTGGTGCGCAAGGACAAGCCGACCGTCGCTGCGCTCGTGCGCGCCATTGCGCAGGCGTCGGACTACGTGGCCGAGAACCCGAACGAATCGGCCAAGCTCTTCGCCAAATATTCGCCCAAGGTGCCGGTGGAAGACCTGCGCGCGCTGCTGGGCACGCTCACGCACAACCATCATCCGCTGGGCAAGAACCTGCGCAACGAGGTCGAGTTCTATGCGCGTGATTTCCGCGGTGTCGGCGTGCTCAAGAAGACCACCGACCCGGTGCGCTTTGCCGAACACGTTTCTTTCGATCCGCTGGCATGA
- a CDS encoding ABC transporter substrate-binding protein — MTDLLFSKASRRSWLKQGAALALATAGPMRAGAQQPQTTLVLGDQAGGLRALFEASKALEGVPFAYRWANFQGAAPLFEAQRSAAVDTAVAGDLPVLAAAVGRTPLKIVATRVGKADALGIVVQPDSPLRTVADLRGKTVIVSSARGSISQYQLYGALEEAGVLRSEVRVKFVLPTDAAAAFASKQIDAWAVFDPYYTIALQQGGRILRDGRGINTALGFITASEPSLADPAKRIAIVQFLDRLARAGEWALANPEAYAQAYSQLTRLPIESARIITARASVTGRPVAEADIVALQAVADRSARDGILPLRVDVRAITDAQLWKRPA; from the coding sequence ATGACCGATCTCCTTTTCTCCAAAGCCTCGCGCCGCAGCTGGCTCAAGCAAGGCGCAGCACTTGCCCTGGCAACTGCCGGCCCCATGCGCGCCGGGGCGCAGCAACCGCAGACCACGCTGGTGCTCGGCGACCAGGCCGGAGGCCTGCGTGCCCTCTTCGAGGCATCGAAAGCGCTCGAGGGCGTGCCCTTCGCGTATCGCTGGGCCAACTTCCAGGGCGCGGCGCCGCTGTTCGAAGCGCAGCGCAGTGCGGCGGTCGATACCGCGGTGGCCGGTGACCTGCCGGTGCTTGCCGCGGCCGTCGGCCGCACACCGTTGAAGATCGTTGCCACGCGCGTGGGCAAGGCCGATGCGCTGGGCATTGTGGTGCAGCCCGATTCGCCGCTGCGAACCGTGGCCGACCTGCGCGGCAAGACAGTCATCGTTTCGTCCGCGCGCGGCAGCATTTCGCAGTACCAGCTGTATGGCGCGCTCGAAGAAGCCGGCGTGCTGCGCAGCGAGGTCAGGGTGAAGTTCGTGCTGCCGACGGATGCGGCCGCGGCCTTTGCGTCGAAGCAGATCGATGCCTGGGCCGTTTTCGACCCCTACTACACCATTGCGCTGCAGCAGGGCGGGCGCATCTTGCGTGACGGACGCGGCATCAACACGGCCCTGGGCTTCATCACCGCCAGCGAGCCTTCGCTGGCGGACCCCGCCAAGCGCATTGCCATCGTGCAGTTTCTGGACCGGCTGGCGCGCGCGGGAGAATGGGCGCTTGCCAACCCAGAGGCCTATGCGCAGGCCTACAGCCAACTCACGCGGCTGCCGATCGAGTCGGCCCGCATCATCACGGCGCGAGCCTCGGTCACGGGCCGGCCGGTGGCCGAAGCCGACATCGTTGCACTGCAGGCGGTGGCCGACCGCTCCGCGCGCGACGGCATCTTGCCCTTGCGCGTGGACGTGCGTGCCATCACCGATGCGCAGCTCTGGAAACGGCCGGCATGA
- a CDS encoding cysteine dioxygenase: protein MTAPEVAAIAPLREFVGAFGRLLDSAPDEPRILSEGRALLRTLVARDDWLPDAFAQPDPVHYRQFLLHADSTERFSVVSFVWGPGQATPVHDHTVWGLIGMLRGAEYSQGYAIGDDGRARPQGEAVRLEAGEVEAVSPTVGDLHRVHNAHDDRVSISIHVYGANIGAVRRHTYPAEGGRKPFVSGYSNTLLPNLWDRSAELRSTSA from the coding sequence ATGACCGCACCCGAGGTTGCCGCCATTGCGCCGCTGCGTGAATTCGTCGGCGCGTTCGGCCGGCTGCTCGACAGCGCACCCGACGAACCGCGCATTCTTTCCGAAGGCCGAGCGCTGCTTCGCACGCTGGTCGCGCGAGACGACTGGCTGCCCGATGCCTTCGCGCAGCCCGACCCTGTGCACTACCGGCAGTTTCTGCTGCATGCCGACAGCACCGAGCGCTTCTCGGTCGTGAGCTTTGTGTGGGGGCCGGGCCAGGCCACGCCGGTGCACGACCACACGGTGTGGGGCCTGATCGGCATGCTGCGAGGAGCCGAATACAGCCAGGGCTACGCAATTGGCGACGACGGCCGGGCCCGGCCGCAAGGCGAGGCCGTGCGGCTCGAAGCCGGCGAAGTGGAGGCTGTGTCGCCCACCGTCGGTGACCTGCACCGCGTGCACAACGCGCATGACGACCGCGTTTCCATCAGCATCCACGTCTACGGCGCCAACATCGGCGCCGTGCGGCGGCATACTTACCCCGCAGAGGGCGGACGCAAGCCCTTTGTTTCGGGCTACTCCAACACGCTTCTTCCCAACCTGTGGGACCGCTCCGCCGAACTCCGATCGACATCCGCATGA
- a CDS encoding ABC transporter ATP-binding protein, whose product MVAAAVAEAGVRQAGAHIDIRGVSHWFDVPAGPLQVLDDIDLTVKPGEFVALLGPSGCGKSTLLRLVAGLEPATAGRITQDDAPITRPDPSRIVVFQDPTLYPWRSVWDNVALGLQARGVLKAQRGRVDEALKLVGLSDFAKVFPHQLSGGMAQRVALARALVNDPQLLVLDEPLGKLDSLTRIAMQSELVNLWQRAGFSALLVTHDVEEALFLANRVIVLSDRPARVAAEIVVDLPYPRHRGHAWLAELRHEALRHLGLDATW is encoded by the coding sequence ATGGTAGCCGCCGCTGTTGCAGAAGCCGGTGTGCGCCAGGCCGGCGCGCACATCGACATTCGCGGCGTAAGCCACTGGTTCGATGTGCCTGCGGGGCCGCTGCAGGTGCTCGACGACATCGACCTCACGGTCAAGCCCGGCGAATTTGTCGCGCTGCTCGGGCCGAGCGGCTGCGGCAAGTCGACCTTGCTGCGGCTGGTGGCGGGGCTTGAACCCGCCACGGCGGGACGCATCACGCAAGACGATGCGCCGATCACGCGGCCCGATCCGTCGCGCATCGTCGTGTTCCAGGACCCGACGCTCTACCCGTGGCGTAGCGTGTGGGACAACGTGGCGCTGGGCCTGCAGGCGCGGGGCGTGCTCAAGGCGCAGCGCGGGCGTGTCGATGAAGCCCTCAAGCTCGTGGGCCTGAGCGACTTTGCAAAGGTCTTTCCGCATCAGCTTTCGGGCGGCATGGCGCAGCGCGTGGCATTGGCGCGCGCGCTGGTCAACGATCCGCAACTGCTGGTGCTCGACGAACCGCTCGGCAAGCTCGATTCGCTCACGCGCATCGCGATGCAGAGCGAGCTCGTCAACCTGTGGCAGCGCGCGGGATTCTCGGCACTGCTGGTGACGCACGACGTGGAAGAGGCGCTGTTCCTTGCCAACCGCGTGATCGTGCTGAGCGACCGGCCGGCGCGCGTTGCGGCAGAGATCGTGGTCGACCTGCCGTACCCGCGGCATCGCGGCCATGCGTGGCTCGCCGAGTTGCGTCACGAAGCACTCAGGCACCTGGGGCTCGACGCGACTTGGTGA
- a CDS encoding LLM class flavin-dependent oxidoreductase: MSQNEVEFIGMIQGQKVSEIHAAKGPAIDRDYVRAFAQAHENAGFDRVLVPHHSTSPDATLTVAYAASVTERIHFMLAHRPGFVTPTLAARQFASLDQFSAGRLGVHYISGGSDEEQRRDGDWLDHDQRYARTDEYLEVLHKVWTSEKPFDHEGAHYRFQNAFSEVKPVQTRNGKPHVPVYFGGASEAAIPVAGKYADVYALWGESLDQARELTTRVRAEAAKHGRSVGFSVSFRPILAETEEVAWARADNILAETKRLRVVQGYNRGGPQQSEGAKRLLAAAEKGTRLDKRLWTAVAQEIGGRSNSTALVGTPEQVADALLDYYDLGVTTFLIRGFDPLEDATDYGRELIPRTRELVAQRLQSQRKAA, translated from the coding sequence ATGAGCCAGAACGAAGTTGAATTCATCGGCATGATCCAAGGCCAGAAGGTCTCGGAGATCCATGCCGCCAAAGGCCCCGCCATCGACCGCGACTACGTGCGCGCCTTTGCGCAGGCGCACGAGAACGCGGGCTTCGACCGCGTGCTGGTGCCGCACCATTCCACCAGCCCCGACGCCACGCTGACGGTGGCCTACGCCGCCTCGGTCACCGAGCGCATCCACTTCATGCTGGCGCATCGCCCCGGCTTCGTGACGCCGACGCTGGCTGCGCGGCAGTTTGCATCCCTTGACCAGTTCAGCGCCGGCCGGCTTGGCGTGCACTACATCTCGGGCGGCTCCGACGAGGAGCAGCGACGCGACGGCGACTGGCTCGACCACGACCAGCGCTATGCCCGCACCGACGAATACCTGGAGGTGCTGCACAAGGTGTGGACCAGCGAGAAGCCCTTCGACCACGAGGGTGCGCACTACCGCTTCCAGAACGCGTTCTCGGAAGTGAAGCCGGTGCAGACGCGCAATGGAAAGCCGCATGTGCCGGTGTATTTTGGCGGTGCGTCGGAAGCTGCGATTCCCGTGGCCGGCAAGTACGCCGACGTGTATGCGCTGTGGGGCGAATCGCTCGACCAGGCGCGCGAACTCACGACGCGCGTGCGCGCCGAAGCTGCGAAGCATGGGCGCAGCGTGGGCTTCTCGGTGTCGTTCCGGCCGATCCTGGCGGAGACCGAAGAGGTCGCATGGGCGCGTGCTGACAACATCCTGGCCGAGACAAAACGCCTGCGCGTGGTGCAGGGCTACAACCGCGGCGGCCCGCAGCAGAGCGAAGGCGCCAAGCGCCTGCTGGCCGCGGCCGAGAAGGGCACGCGGCTCGACAAGCGGCTGTGGACCGCGGTGGCGCAGGAGATCGGCGGCCGCTCGAACAGCACGGCGCTCGTCGGCACGCCCGAGCAGGTGGCCGACGCATTGCTCGACTACTACGACTTGGGTGTGACCACCTTCCTGATCCGAGGCTTCGATCCGCTGGAGGACGCGACGGACTACGGACGCGAGCTGATTCCGCGCACGCGCGAACTGGTGGCGCAGCGCCTGCAGTCTCAACGCAAAGCCGCATGA
- a CDS encoding ABC transporter substrate-binding protein — protein MKPEFPFDRRRLLQAAAWSAMAAAAGAARAAAPARDLSGVTLRVGTYKGLWRPLLTASGQADTPYKIDWRELNNGVLHIEAINGDALDLGSGSEIPPVFAARQKSSVKLVAVTHEDLNNQATLARKDSPIRSIADFKGKRVGYVRATTSHYYLARQLAEAGLSFSDIQAVSLTPADGLSAFARGDLDAWAIYGYNGQLARTQYGARTIKTGVGYLSGNFPIYANPRALDDAPRRAALSDLLQRLQRSFAWINGNFLAYARAQSAETRVPIGDLVELFNGRSGNYSLGPVTDAVVRSHQEVADTFLKIGVLDGPADVKPLWDRSFESVLRQSAA, from the coding sequence ATGAAACCTGAATTCCCATTCGATCGGCGCCGCCTGCTGCAGGCCGCCGCCTGGAGCGCCATGGCTGCTGCAGCCGGCGCTGCGCGGGCTGCGGCACCGGCACGCGACCTTTCCGGCGTCACCTTGCGCGTGGGCACCTACAAGGGCCTGTGGAGGCCGCTGCTCACGGCCTCGGGCCAGGCCGACACACCCTACAAGATCGACTGGCGGGAGCTCAACAACGGCGTGCTGCACATCGAGGCCATCAACGGCGACGCGCTCGACCTGGGTTCGGGCAGCGAGATTCCGCCGGTGTTCGCGGCGCGCCAGAAATCCAGCGTGAAGCTGGTGGCCGTGACGCATGAAGACCTGAACAACCAGGCCACGCTCGCGCGCAAGGATTCGCCGATCCGCAGCATTGCCGACTTCAAGGGCAAGCGCGTGGGCTATGTGCGCGCCACCACTTCGCACTACTACCTGGCCAGGCAACTTGCCGAGGCGGGGCTTTCGTTCAGCGACATCCAGGCCGTGAGCCTGACGCCAGCGGATGGCCTGTCAGCCTTTGCGCGCGGCGATCTCGATGCATGGGCCATCTACGGCTACAACGGCCAGCTGGCACGCACGCAGTACGGCGCGCGCACCATCAAGACCGGCGTTGGCTATCTCTCGGGCAACTTTCCCATCTACGCCAATCCGCGCGCGCTGGACGACGCGCCGCGCCGCGCGGCACTGAGCGACCTGCTGCAGCGCCTGCAGCGCTCGTTCGCATGGATCAACGGCAACTTCCTGGCCTATGCGCGCGCGCAGTCGGCCGAGACGCGCGTGCCCATCGGTGACCTGGTCGAGCTCTTCAACGGGCGCAGCGGCAACTACAGCCTGGGCCCCGTCACCGACGCGGTGGTGCGCAGCCACCAGGAGGTGGCCGACACCTTCCTGAAGATCGGCGTCCTCGACGGCCCCGCCGATGTGAAGCCTTTGTGGGACCGCAGCTTCGAGAGCGTACTGCGCCAGTCCGCCGCCTGA